From the genome of Bosea sp. Tri-49, one region includes:
- a CDS encoding N-formylglutamate amidohydrolase yields MRADESLQSSAPVRQPGDVEIISGDPASGVLLLCDHATNAIPAELNLLGLPPQQLERHIAYDIGAAEMTRAMAQALGAPAVLSNFSRLLIDPNRGRDDPTLVMRISDGAIVPGNARIDEAGIAERIARYYAPYDAAIDAAIETAIAAGHPPAIVSLHSFTPFWKGVPRPWHAGVLWDREGRLAKALIAALQVEGDLIVGDNEPYNGGLPGDTIDRHATRRGLLDALIEIRQDLIGEPHAARAWGLRLARLLPGALAAAREM; encoded by the coding sequence ATGCGTGCGGACGAGAGCTTGCAGAGCAGTGCTCCGGTTCGACAACCCGGTGATGTCGAAATCATCTCCGGCGATCCCGCGAGCGGCGTGCTGCTGCTTTGTGACCATGCGACGAACGCGATCCCGGCCGAGCTGAACCTGCTCGGCCTGCCGCCGCAGCAGCTCGAGCGCCATATCGCCTATGATATCGGCGCTGCCGAGATGACACGCGCCATGGCGCAGGCGCTCGGCGCGCCGGCTGTGCTCAGCAATTTCTCGCGCCTGCTGATCGATCCTAATCGCGGCCGCGACGACCCGACCCTAGTGATGCGGATCTCGGATGGCGCGATCGTGCCGGGCAATGCCCGCATCGACGAGGCCGGCATTGCGGAACGGATCGCACGCTACTACGCGCCTTATGACGCGGCGATCGATGCTGCGATTGAAACTGCGATCGCGGCCGGGCATCCGCCGGCGATCGTCTCGCTGCATTCCTTCACGCCGTTCTGGAAGGGCGTGCCGCGGCCCTGGCATGCCGGCGTGCTCTGGGATCGCGAGGGCCGTCTGGCCAAGGCCCTGATCGCTGCGCTGCAAGTGGAGGGTGATCTGATCGTCGGCGACAACGAACCCTATAATGGCGGCCTGCCCGGCGACACGATCGACCGCCATGCGACGCGCCGCGGCCTGCTCGACGCGCTGATCGAGATCCGCCAGGACCTGATCGGCGAGCCGCACGCGGCGCGCGCCTGGGGCCTCAGGCTGGCGCGGCTGCTGCCGGGCGCACTCGCTGCGGCACGAGAGATGTGA
- a CDS encoding DUF2312 domain-containing protein: MDDPVAGDQLKSIVQRIERLEEEKKTISDDIKEVYSEAKANGYDVKVLRKVVALRKRDLDERKEEEAILDLYLQAVGESA; this comes from the coding sequence ATGGACGATCCGGTTGCAGGCGACCAGCTCAAGAGCATCGTGCAGCGCATCGAGCGGCTTGAGGAAGAGAAGAAGACGATCTCCGACGACATCAAGGAGGTCTATTCCGAGGCCAAGGCCAATGGCTACGACGTCAAGGTGCTGCGCAAGGTAGTCGCGCTGCGCAAGCGCGACCTCGACGAGCGCAAGGAAGAGGAGGCGATCCTCGACCTCTATCTCCAGGCGGTCGGAGAGAGCGCCTGA
- a CDS encoding nitroreductase family protein: protein MLDKLKRRRTQYALGKNLPISETQVDGLIREAIRLAPSSFNSQSSRAVILFGKESDKFWSIAREALRAIVPAADFEGTAKKIDGFASGAGTVLFFEDQEPVKALQANFPLYAHNFPIWSEHSTGMAQLAVWTTLADVGIGASLQHYHPLVDADVAKTWNIPASWKLTAQMPFGSNEAAFQEKTFIDDELRFRTHR, encoded by the coding sequence ATGCTCGACAAGCTTAAAAGACGCCGTACGCAGTATGCCCTCGGCAAGAATCTGCCGATCTCCGAAACGCAGGTGGATGGCCTGATCCGCGAGGCGATCCGCTTGGCGCCCTCCAGCTTCAACTCGCAAAGCTCGCGCGCCGTCATTCTCTTCGGCAAGGAGAGCGACAAGTTCTGGAGCATCGCCAGGGAAGCGCTTCGCGCGATCGTGCCGGCTGCCGACTTCGAAGGGACAGCCAAGAAGATCGACGGCTTCGCAAGCGGCGCCGGAACCGTACTGTTCTTCGAAGACCAGGAGCCGGTCAAGGCTCTCCAGGCCAACTTCCCGCTCTACGCGCACAACTTCCCGATCTGGTCCGAACACTCGACCGGCATGGCGCAGCTGGCGGTGTGGACCACGCTTGCTGACGTCGGCATCGGCGCGAGCCTTCAGCACTACCATCCGCTCGTCGACGCGGACGTCGCCAAGACCTGGAACATTCCTGCGTCCTGGAAGCTCACTGCGCAGATGCCTTTCGGCTCCAATGAGGCGGCATTCCAGGAGAAGACCTTCATCGATGATGAGCTGCGGTTCCGCACTCATCGTTGA
- a CDS encoding LysR family transcriptional regulator, with the protein MSEIDDIRSFIAVADAGGFGRAAHSLGLAKSIVSRRIARLEADLGTRLLSRTTRGVAATEAGLEFKARGERILSELAEAREAMAQQSEGVAGRLRLSMPLSFGYRHLAPVLAELAQRHPRLELDVEASDRQVDLIGERFDAAIRIGSLKDSSLVARRIAPVKGAVLGSPDYFARHGRPETPLDLARHECLVYSGNSVVDWGFRVNRRWVSVRPSSRLRSDNGDTLLSWAEAGLGITVLPTFIASDAIRAGTVEHILWRYPMRESALHVVRPPGPYVPGKVRVLIDLMLERFGDTPSWDPCQAAVQAKIAAGELAPEDYPADEHQMA; encoded by the coding sequence ATGTCCGAGATCGACGATATCAGAAGCTTCATCGCCGTCGCCGACGCCGGTGGATTCGGCCGGGCCGCGCATAGCCTCGGCCTGGCGAAATCGATCGTCAGCCGTCGCATCGCTCGGTTGGAGGCCGATCTCGGCACAAGGTTGCTCAGTCGCACGACGCGCGGCGTTGCCGCCACCGAAGCGGGTCTGGAATTCAAGGCGCGCGGCGAACGCATCCTCTCGGAGCTCGCCGAGGCGCGCGAGGCGATGGCGCAGCAATCTGAAGGCGTTGCGGGGCGGCTGCGCCTGTCGATGCCGCTCTCCTTCGGCTACCGCCATCTCGCGCCGGTGCTGGCGGAACTCGCACAGCGGCACCCGCGGCTGGAGCTCGACGTTGAGGCCAGCGACCGCCAGGTTGACCTGATCGGCGAGCGGTTTGACGCCGCGATCCGGATCGGCTCGCTCAAGGATTCCAGCCTGGTCGCCCGCCGCATCGCTCCGGTGAAGGGGGCAGTACTGGGCAGTCCGGATTATTTCGCTCGGCATGGCCGGCCGGAGACGCCGCTCGACCTCGCCCGCCATGAATGCCTGGTCTATTCGGGCAACAGCGTCGTCGACTGGGGGTTTCGGGTGAACCGGCGCTGGGTCTCCGTGCGCCCGTCCAGCCGCTTGCGCTCTGACAATGGCGACACGCTGCTCAGTTGGGCCGAGGCCGGGCTGGGCATCACGGTCCTGCCGACCTTCATCGCCAGCGATGCGATCCGTGCTGGGACAGTCGAGCACATCCTCTGGCGCTATCCGATGCGCGAGAGCGCCCTGCATGTTGTGCGCCCGCCGGGACCCTACGTGCCTGGCAAGGTGCGCGTTTTGATCGATTTGATGCTCGAGCGCTTCGGTGACACACCCTCGTGGGATCCTTGTCAGGCAGCTGTTCAGGCGAAGATCGCAGCTGGAGAGCTGGCGCCCGAGGACTATCCTGCCGACGAGCATCAAATGGCGTGA
- a CDS encoding glutathione S-transferase family protein produces MLLVGMLDSPYVRRAAITGTLLGLEFEHRSISVFRHMPEFRKINPLIKAPTLVVDDGTAITDSLLIIQHFEDVAGRSLRPLEPTARVRDLSLTGIGIVAADKAVSVEYERKRPEEKRYENWQERILAQLHTALDLLDQAAQRGEIGAGPELEPSDIAAAIAWGFCRFVIPDFVEEGRWPALARQAAACEALDVFKAWPIDKE; encoded by the coding sequence ATGCTGCTGGTTGGAATGCTCGACAGCCCCTATGTGCGGCGCGCCGCCATCACCGGGACTTTGCTCGGCCTTGAATTTGAGCACCGTTCCATCTCGGTGTTCCGGCACATGCCGGAATTCCGCAAGATCAATCCGCTGATCAAGGCGCCGACGCTGGTCGTCGACGACGGCACGGCGATCACCGACTCGCTGCTGATCATCCAGCATTTCGAGGATGTCGCTGGCCGTTCGCTGCGGCCGCTCGAGCCGACAGCGCGGGTCAGGGACCTCAGCCTGACCGGCATCGGCATCGTCGCCGCCGACAAGGCAGTCTCGGTCGAGTACGAGCGCAAGCGGCCGGAAGAGAAGCGCTACGAGAACTGGCAGGAGCGCATCCTGGCGCAGCTCCACACCGCCCTCGACCTGCTGGACCAGGCCGCCCAGCGTGGCGAGATCGGCGCCGGGCCGGAGCTTGAGCCCAGCGACATCGCCGCGGCGATCGCCTGGGGCTTCTGCCGCTTCGTCATCCCGGATTTCGTCGAGGAAGGGCGCTGGCCGGCGCTGGCGCGTCAGGCGGCAGCTTGCGAGGCGCTTGACGTGTTCAAAGCCTGGCCGATCGACAAAGAGTAG
- a CDS encoding DUF882 domain-containing protein, with protein MSRSKAEIAARLPHSLRHGTRVGLLLIASTSLLVLGASSTQNAVANGDTRTITIKHMHTKEETTVTFKRDGRYDSSGLEKLNWALRDWRTDEPIRMDPRLFDIAWEVHRKVGSDQPFHVVSAYRSPGTNSMLRRRSRGVAKHSQHMLGKAMDFYLPDTPTARMRETAMRMQRGGVGFYPGAHTPFVHLDAGSVRSWPRMTRDQLVRLFPDERTVHLPADGKPLSGYETAKAEILSGGGSVMGYGAGDYDEGAIMASSGGGKSFWAALFGGDDEEADARPARGRAAARRAPTPQPTVMAYAGDSNSGDGGRFSVFGGQPAQSEPAGRAVLRERSNRATTTTAQPPAETQVAALAPAEAAPPEPPKPSPIATALPVARPSGLTPPISNPPAGSPQLAALAAEASALPLPAAEQKLILASLPPRRPDNLPGPSLETIVTGRSVSAPLPPSRPVALASLSTEGLRLTDEAEDTVPTGAKLVAVRHPLPPIRPRPPGAAPEQPGITQIAAQPRATPIAAEYNADRAGLDTLFAAVAAPEAPTARRATVATARAKAGAEAQAKGWVVGASPAASLGFSAAEPSDVGTSGFTGPAIKALPTTFVQN; from the coding sequence GTGAGCAGGTCGAAAGCCGAGATCGCAGCACGGCTCCCGCATTCTTTGCGGCACGGCACACGCGTCGGCTTGCTCCTGATCGCCAGCACGAGCCTCCTCGTCCTTGGGGCCAGCAGCACGCAGAACGCGGTCGCCAATGGCGACACCCGCACCATCACCATCAAGCATATGCACACCAAGGAGGAGACGACCGTCACCTTCAAACGTGATGGCCGCTACGATTCCTCGGGGCTGGAGAAGCTTAACTGGGCGCTGCGCGACTGGCGCACCGACGAGCCGATCCGGATGGATCCGCGCCTGTTCGACATCGCCTGGGAGGTCCATCGCAAGGTCGGCTCCGACCAGCCCTTCCACGTCGTCTCCGCCTATCGCTCACCCGGCACCAACTCGATGCTGCGCCGGCGCTCGCGCGGCGTCGCCAAGCATAGCCAGCACATGCTCGGCAAGGCGATGGACTTCTACCTGCCCGATACCCCAACCGCCCGCATGCGCGAGACAGCGATGCGCATGCAGCGTGGCGGCGTCGGCTTCTATCCCGGTGCCCACACACCTTTCGTCCATCTCGACGCCGGCTCCGTCCGCTCCTGGCCGCGCATGACACGCGACCAGCTCGTGCGCCTCTTCCCCGATGAGAGGACCGTGCATCTGCCGGCCGACGGCAAGCCGCTCAGCGGCTACGAAACCGCCAAGGCCGAGATCCTCTCCGGCGGCGGCTCGGTGATGGGCTATGGCGCCGGAGACTACGACGAAGGCGCGATCATGGCCTCCAGCGGCGGCGGCAAAAGCTTCTGGGCTGCCTTGTTCGGCGGCGACGACGAGGAGGCTGACGCTCGCCCGGCCCGCGGTCGTGCTGCGGCCCGCCGCGCGCCGACACCGCAGCCGACCGTCATGGCCTATGCCGGCGACAGCAATAGCGGCGATGGCGGCCGCTTCTCCGTCTTCGGTGGGCAACCGGCTCAGTCCGAGCCCGCCGGCCGGGCCGTTCTTCGCGAGCGCTCGAATCGCGCGACGACGACCACGGCCCAACCGCCGGCGGAAACCCAGGTCGCAGCTCTCGCTCCCGCCGAGGCAGCCCCGCCCGAGCCACCGAAGCCGAGCCCAATCGCAACCGCGCTCCCCGTCGCGCGCCCGAGCGGCCTGACGCCGCCGATATCGAATCCGCCGGCCGGTTCGCCGCAGCTCGCTGCACTGGCGGCCGAGGCCTCGGCATTGCCGCTACCGGCAGCCGAGCAAAAGCTCATTCTGGCTTCGCTGCCGCCGCGCCGACCAGACAACCTGCCCGGTCCCTCGCTCGAAACCATCGTCACCGGCCGCTCCGTCTCGGCGCCCCTGCCACCGTCCCGCCCGGTCGCACTGGCAAGCCTCTCGACCGAAGGCCTACGGCTAACCGACGAGGCTGAGGACACCGTTCCCACCGGGGCAAAGCTGGTCGCGGTCCGCCATCCGCTGCCGCCGATCCGGCCACGCCCGCCGGGCGCTGCGCCTGAGCAGCCCGGCATAACCCAGATCGCCGCACAGCCGCGTGCCACCCCGATCGCCGCCGAATACAATGCCGACCGCGCCGGCCTCGACACGCTCTTCGCTGCCGTTGCGGCGCCGGAAGCGCCGACCGCGCGTCGGGCAACCGTCGCGACCGCCAGGGCGAAGGCCGGTGCGGAGGCTCAGGCGAAGGGCTGGGTCGTCGGCGCCAGCCCGGCCGCTTCTCTTGGCTTCTCTGCCGCCGAGCCGAGCGATGTCGGCACGAGCGGCTTCACGGGGCCTGCCATCAAAGCCCTGCCGACGACCTTCGTCCAGAACTGA
- a CDS encoding L,D-transpeptidase family protein — MRLRRLAETVSTATLGLALLLAPATAQDAAGELGIPLPEQPALVIVKRDAEPQTLDIPAPAEVTLDLRPSTELQSAEAVETKDMVTGALSTQPNRSLSEPELDLPEPEMPPVDPALTKPTEPVQPQLAKPAAPQIDLPPLPEVAVTLPAGLDLSGRIAAQAEIAAALPRLSARERADIVAAYAANENRPFWIDGKDLGAAGKQIATRLGHAGEDGLRTGDYLLPVFEASDKDSLAAADIRLSALAVLYARDARGGRIDPRRLSKLITPKLELPSATEVLSELTGAADAGAVLAAYNPQHSGYQRLKAKLAELRADKPETPVARIPAGPALKVGMRDARVPLVRARLGLGSSEEPVYDRSIALALADFQKQAGLRADGVLSDQTVAALAMPPSTRLESDIVAQMERWRWLPSDLGENRIVVNIPEYRMRVMHGEKLVHEARVIVGKPESATPVFSHRMDHVVVNPSWFVPPSILKKEFLPGLANDPNYGAKRGYVVTRGKNGNISVRQPPGERNALGWIKFMFPNDHAVYLHDTPNRSLFSAGKRAFSHGCVRVENPFALADQVLGPEWTAERLKRLIGSGERTIKLPQPLAIHLVYETFVVNEAGAISTFDDIYGFHRLVRNALEQRS, encoded by the coding sequence ATGCGCCTTCGCCGCCTGGCGGAAACCGTCTCAACCGCCACTCTTGGCCTCGCGCTCCTGCTCGCTCCGGCGACTGCCCAGGATGCAGCCGGCGAGCTCGGTATTCCGCTGCCCGAACAGCCGGCTCTGGTCATCGTGAAGCGCGATGCCGAGCCGCAGACGCTCGATATTCCCGCACCGGCTGAGGTCACGCTCGATCTGCGCCCGTCCACAGAGCTGCAATCGGCTGAGGCTGTCGAGACCAAGGACATGGTCACCGGCGCGCTCTCAACGCAGCCGAACCGTAGCCTGTCCGAGCCTGAGCTCGATTTGCCCGAACCGGAGATGCCGCCGGTCGACCCGGCGCTGACCAAGCCGACCGAGCCAGTGCAACCGCAGCTGGCCAAGCCGGCCGCGCCGCAGATCGACCTGCCGCCTCTACCCGAGGTCGCGGTCACATTGCCGGCCGGGCTCGACCTCTCCGGCCGGATCGCCGCCCAGGCCGAGATCGCAGCCGCGCTGCCGCGCCTGTCCGCGCGCGAGCGCGCCGATATCGTCGCCGCCTACGCTGCCAACGAGAACCGACCGTTCTGGATCGACGGCAAGGATTTGGGTGCCGCCGGCAAGCAGATCGCCACCCGATTGGGTCATGCTGGCGAGGATGGCTTGCGCACCGGCGATTACCTGCTGCCGGTTTTCGAGGCGAGCGACAAGGACAGCCTCGCCGCGGCCGATATCCGGCTCTCTGCGCTCGCCGTGCTCTATGCCCGCGACGCTCGCGGCGGACGCATTGATCCGCGCCGTCTTTCGAAGCTGATCACACCGAAGCTCGAGCTGCCCTCGGCGACGGAGGTGCTATCCGAGCTCACCGGCGCTGCCGATGCCGGCGCGGTGCTTGCCGCCTACAATCCCCAGCACTCCGGCTATCAGCGCCTGAAGGCCAAGCTCGCCGAGCTGCGTGCCGACAAGCCCGAGACGCCCGTCGCCCGCATCCCGGCCGGCCCCGCCCTCAAGGTCGGCATGCGCGACGCCCGCGTACCGCTCGTCCGCGCCCGGCTTGGCCTGGGCAGCAGCGAAGAGCCGGTCTACGACCGCTCGATCGCACTGGCGCTGGCTGATTTCCAGAAGCAGGCCGGCTTGCGCGCCGACGGCGTGCTCAGCGACCAGACCGTCGCCGCGCTCGCCATGCCACCCTCGACGCGCCTGGAGAGCGACATCGTCGCCCAGATGGAGCGTTGGCGTTGGCTGCCAAGCGATCTCGGCGAGAACCGCATCGTCGTGAACATCCCCGAGTACAGGATGCGCGTCATGCACGGCGAGAAGCTGGTGCATGAGGCACGCGTGATCGTCGGCAAGCCGGAATCGGCGACGCCGGTCTTCTCGCACAGGATGGATCACGTCGTCGTCAATCCGTCCTGGTTCGTGCCGCCCTCGATCCTGAAGAAGGAATTCCTGCCCGGGCTCGCCAACGATCCGAACTATGGCGCCAAGCGCGGCTACGTCGTGACGCGGGGCAAGAACGGCAACATCTCGGTGCGCCAGCCGCCGGGCGAGCGCAATGCGCTCGGCTGGATCAAGTTCATGTTCCCGAACGACCATGCCGTCTATCTGCACGATACGCCCAATCGCAGCCTGTTCAGCGCCGGCAAGCGTGCCTTCAGCCATGGCTGCGTACGCGTCGAGAATCCCTTCGCCCTCGCCGACCAGGTGCTCGGGCCGGAATGGACCGCCGAGCGGCTGAAGCGGCTGATCGGCTCTGGTGAGCGCACCATCAAGCTACCGCAGCCTTTGGCGATCCACCTCGTCTACGAAACGTTCGTCGTCAACGAGGCCGGCGCGATCTCCACCTTCGACGATATCTACGGTTTCCACAGGCTGGTGCGGAACGCGCTCGAGCAACGTTCCTGA
- a CDS encoding sigma-54-dependent transcriptional regulator — protein sequence MSATILVVDDDPVQRRLLDAMLKRFGYEVALAEGGEQALAVLVDESRRIDCLILDLVMPGLDGMGVLAALRERGSEVPVIVQTANGSIETVVTAMRAGAVDFVVKPAGAERLQISLKNALKLGALEHEIRYMKRRASGQLGFRDLASKSQDMGRVIQLAERAARSNIPILIEGESGVGKEVLARAIQGTSDRKGRPFVTVNCGAIPHNLVESILFGHEKGSFTGATERHIGKFVEANGGTLFLDEVGELPLDAQVKLLRAIQESEVDPVGGKKSVRVDIRIISATNKSLLEQVKRGEFREDLYYRLNVFPITLPPLRRRREDVADLARGFLARFAAEEGRKLRGISAEALGLLADYDWPGNVRQLENAMFRAVVLSDGDELTVTEFPQIAAQMDGFDVRIPPAPASIASEPRGEAPPRVIQVPVRDPNALDLVAGSDMRTLDELEREIIRFALAHYRGHMSEISRKLGIGRSTLYRKLKDYGLIEGEDVSDGADAA from the coding sequence ATGTCCGCCACCATCCTCGTCGTCGACGACGATCCCGTGCAGCGCCGGCTGCTCGACGCGATGCTGAAGCGCTTTGGTTACGAGGTCGCACTCGCGGAAGGCGGCGAGCAAGCCCTGGCGGTCCTCGTCGACGAATCACGTCGCATCGACTGCCTGATCCTCGACCTCGTCATGCCCGGCCTCGACGGCATGGGCGTGCTTGCGGCGCTGCGCGAGCGCGGCAGCGAGGTACCTGTGATCGTGCAGACCGCGAACGGCTCGATCGAGACCGTGGTAACTGCGATGCGCGCCGGCGCCGTCGATTTCGTGGTCAAGCCAGCCGGCGCCGAGCGCCTGCAGATCTCGCTCAAGAACGCGCTCAAGCTCGGGGCCCTCGAGCACGAGATCCGCTACATGAAGCGGCGCGCCTCCGGCCAGCTCGGCTTTCGCGATCTCGCCAGCAAGAGCCAGGACATGGGCCGCGTCATCCAGCTGGCCGAACGTGCCGCCCGCTCCAACATCCCGATCCTGATCGAAGGCGAATCCGGCGTCGGTAAGGAGGTGCTGGCCCGTGCCATCCAGGGCACCAGCGACCGCAAGGGCAGGCCTTTCGTCACGGTCAATTGCGGCGCGATCCCGCATAATCTCGTCGAATCGATCCTGTTCGGCCACGAGAAGGGCTCGTTCACCGGCGCAACCGAGCGCCATATCGGCAAGTTCGTCGAGGCCAATGGCGGCACGCTCTTCCTCGACGAAGTCGGCGAATTGCCGCTCGATGCGCAGGTCAAACTGCTGCGCGCCATTCAGGAGAGCGAGGTCGATCCCGTCGGCGGCAAGAAGTCCGTCCGCGTCGACATCCGCATCATCTCGGCGACCAACAAGAGCCTGCTTGAGCAGGTCAAGCGCGGCGAGTTCCGCGAGGACCTTTACTACCGGCTCAACGTCTTCCCGATCACCCTGCCGCCCTTGCGCCGTCGCCGCGAGGACGTCGCCGACCTCGCCCGCGGCTTCCTCGCCCGCTTCGCCGCGGAAGAAGGCCGCAAGCTGCGGGGCATCAGCGCTGAGGCGCTCGGCCTGCTCGCCGACTATGACTGGCCGGGCAATGTCCGCCAGCTCGAGAACGCGATGTTCCGCGCCGTCGTCCTCTCCGATGGCGACGAACTGACGGTCACCGAATTCCCGCAGATCGCTGCGCAGATGGACGGCTTCGACGTCCGCATCCCGCCGGCACCGGCCTCGATCGCCAGCGAGCCGCGCGGCGAGGCACCGCCACGCGTCATCCAGGTGCCGGTCCGCGATCCGAACGCGCTCGACCTCGTCGCCGGCTCCGACATGCGCACGCTCGACGAGCTGGAGCGCGAGATCATCCGGTTCGCCCTCGCCCATTATCGCGGCCACATGTCCGAGATCTCGCGCAAGCTCGGCATCGGCCGCTCGACGCTCTACCGCAAGCTCAAGGATTACGGGCTGATCGAAGGCGAGGACGTCTCCGACGGAGCCGACGCGGCTTAA
- a CDS encoding M3 family oligoendopeptidase: MTRPFDRPVSARAAHVGGAAEALGVLPEWDLTHLYPAMDSPAFAADVERAAAEARRFAELYRGKLAALAARDDASAALTEAVKAYEGLEDLVGKIMSYAGLIYSGDTTDPQRAKFYGDTQDKVTAISTELLFFGLELNRIDEALLAKVAAQAPLNHWKPWLEDLAKDKPHQLEDRIEELFHEKSVTGHGAWNRLFDETIASLRFKVGGDDLTLELTLNRLQDADGAVRKEAAEVLGTVFRQHLRTFGLITNTLAKDKEISDRWRNFEDVADSRHLANRVEREVVDALVAAVREAYPRLSHRYYKLKARWFSQEVLDYWDRNAPLPKVEQRTIPWTEARDTVLDAYGAFSPEMAGIAQRFFDESWIDAPARPGKAPGAFAHPTVPSAHPYVLLNYQGKPRDVMTLAHELGHGVHQVLAGPNGALMAPTPLTLAETASVFGEMLTFRKLLDGTTDPKQRKAMLAAKVEDMINTVVRQIAFYSFERKVHEARRQGELTAENLCDLWLSVQSESLGPAIRLGPGYETFWAYIPHFIHSPFYVYAYAFGDCLVNSLYGVYQNSASGFQERYFALLSAGGTKHHSELLKPFGLDARDPAFWQIGLKMIEGLIIELEGME, translated from the coding sequence ATGACCCGCCCCTTCGACCGTCCTGTATCTGCTCGCGCCGCCCATGTCGGAGGCGCGGCCGAGGCGCTCGGCGTCCTGCCGGAATGGGATCTGACGCATCTTTATCCGGCGATGGATTCGCCTGCCTTCGCTGCGGATGTCGAGCGCGCGGCAGCCGAGGCGCGGCGCTTCGCCGAACTCTATCGTGGCAAGCTCGCGGCGCTCGCCGCACGCGACGATGCCAGTGCGGCGCTCACTGAAGCGGTCAAGGCCTATGAGGGGCTGGAGGATCTGGTCGGCAAGATCATGTCCTATGCCGGCCTCATCTATTCCGGCGACACCACCGATCCGCAGCGCGCCAAATTCTATGGCGACACGCAGGACAAGGTCACCGCGATCTCGACCGAGCTTTTGTTCTTCGGGCTCGAGCTGAACCGGATCGACGAGGCACTGCTGGCCAAGGTGGCGGCGCAGGCTCCGCTCAACCACTGGAAGCCCTGGCTGGAAGATCTCGCCAAGGACAAGCCGCATCAGCTCGAGGACCGGATCGAGGAGCTGTTCCACGAGAAGTCGGTCACCGGCCATGGCGCCTGGAATCGGCTCTTCGATGAGACCATCGCCTCGCTGCGCTTCAAGGTCGGCGGCGACGATCTCACCCTCGAACTGACGCTGAACCGGCTGCAGGACGCCGACGGCGCCGTGCGCAAGGAGGCGGCGGAGGTGCTGGGCACGGTGTTCCGCCAGCATTTGCGCACCTTCGGCCTGATCACCAACACGCTCGCCAAGGACAAGGAGATCTCCGACCGCTGGCGCAACTTCGAGGATGTCGCCGATTCCCGGCATCTTGCGAACCGGGTCGAGCGCGAGGTGGTCGATGCGCTGGTTGCCGCCGTGCGCGAGGCTTATCCGCGGCTGTCGCACCGCTACTACAAGCTGAAGGCGCGCTGGTTCAGCCAGGAGGTGCTGGATTACTGGGATCGCAATGCGCCGCTGCCCAAGGTCGAGCAGCGCACGATCCCGTGGACCGAGGCGCGCGACACAGTGCTTGACGCGTATGGCGCCTTTTCGCCGGAGATGGCGGGGATCGCGCAGCGCTTCTTCGACGAAAGCTGGATCGATGCGCCCGCCCGCCCGGGCAAGGCGCCGGGCGCCTTCGCGCACCCGACCGTGCCGTCAGCGCACCCTTATGTCCTGCTCAACTACCAGGGCAAGCCGCGCGACGTGATGACGCTGGCCCATGAGCTCGGCCATGGCGTGCACCAGGTTCTGGCCGGTCCTAACGGGGCGCTGATGGCACCGACGCCGCTGACGCTGGCCGAGACGGCGAGTGTCTTCGGGGAGATGCTGACCTTCCGCAAGCTGCTCGACGGAACAACGGACCCGAAACAGCGCAAGGCGATGCTGGCGGCCAAGGTCGAGGACATGATCAACACGGTCGTGCGCCAGATCGCCTTCTATTCCTTTGAGCGCAAGGTCCACGAAGCCCGTCGGCAGGGCGAGCTGACGGCCGAGAATCTCTGCGATCTCTGGCTCAGCGTGCAGTCGGAGAGCTTGGGCCCCGCGATCCGACTCGGTCCGGGCTACGAGACCTTCTGGGCCTATATCCCGCACTTCATCCATTCGCCCTTCTACGTCTACGCCTACGCCTTCGGCGATTGCCTGGTGAACTCGCTCTACGGCGTCTACCAGAACTCGGCTTCGGGCTTTCAGGAGCGCTATTTCGCGCTGCTCTCGGCCGGCGGCACCAAGCACCATTCCGAGCTGCTGAAGCCGTTTGGACTCGATGCGCGCGATCCGGCCTTCTGGCAGATCGGGCTCAAGATGATCGAAGGGCTGATCATCGAGCTCGAAGGAATGGAATGA